The Thermoanaerobaculia bacterium nucleotide sequence CGCCGGCCTTCGCCGGCAGCAGCCACATCCCCGCGGCGAACAGAAAGAGCGTGTACAGAATTCTCGTGTGTCTCATGGTCGCAGAGCTCCTTTTCTTTCTCCTGCAGACTAGGAGGTCCGCCTCGAGGGATCCAATCGTTTGTTTCGATGGGGCTGAGACCTCGAAACGATCGTTTTCAGTCGCCCACGCGCGTCCCCGCGGACGGCGCGAGCAGGACTCCCCCGAGCAGGAGGATCCAGGCGATGAGATGCGCCCAGATCAGGAACAGCACCACGCTGCCGAGCGTGCCGTACAGCCGCGCCGTGCTCCAGAGCACCGGGACCGCCAGGGAGAATCCCACGCTGGCGGCGATCCAGCCCAGCGAGACCAGCAGCGCGACGAGCGCCATCCGGACGGCGCCCGCCCGCATGCCGTCGACGACCCGGTACGTCAGCCAGATGGCACCGAGCAGAATGCCGGGAGCCAGCAGCGCCTGCAGCACCGTGAACATCGCCGACGAGGATTCGGACAACGCGGACCGGCCGAGCAAGCCGTGCTCGATCGAGGGCGCGACGAGTAGGAAGAGCGCCGTCGCGAGGAGCGCCACCATCCAGACCGCGAGGAGCAGCATCGATCGGACGATCGACCGCCCGCTCCACTCCGGCGAGTGGACGTCCCCGGAGATCATCGAGCCGAGCGCGTCGACGCACCGCGACGTGAATCGGAACGAGCTCCAGAGCGCGAGGAGGAAGCCCCCCGTCAGCCATCCCCGGCTCGCCGACGATCGCGCCCAGCTCAGCACTTCGCCGGCGACGGGCGAACCCGGCAACACGTCGCGCAGGACTCTCCCGATCGACGCTCCGAGGCCCCCGGGAAGCCAGAGGCTGACCAGCACGATGGCGATTCCGACGAACGGCACGAGCGACAGCGCGAGATAGTAGGCGAGCTCGGCGGCCGCGCTGTTGAGCCGGCCGAGCCGCGCCAGCGTCGCCTTGAGTCGGCCCGGGTCCATCGTTCGCAGATTCATAGCACGGGTCGCCGACGCCTCGGGTTCGCCGGCGCGCCTACGGAACCGGCTTCGAAGGGGTTTCGGATGCCTTCGACGCCCACGCGATCTTCCCCGCGATGCCGAGCCAGTCGGTGCCGCTGTCGACCGACTCGATCGTGAAGGGCAGGTTCGCGGGCATCTGGAAGAGCGTCACGTCCGTGTACGTCGTGGTCAGGAAGGGGGTGATGACGTTCACGATCCAGCCGAAGACCCCTTCGCACCGCGGCGCGATCCGGACGTTGCGGAGGAGGAAGCGGCGCGCGGGAGCATCGACGACCAGGTCCGCTTTCCCTTCCGTGTCGCACACCTGCTGGAAGAACCGGCCCCGGATCTTCTTCATCTTCTCGACCGTCACGGTCAGATCGACGAGGAAACAGGTCCC carries:
- a CDS encoding YhjD/YihY/BrkB family envelope integrity protein codes for the protein MDPGRLKATLARLGRLNSAAAELAYYLALSLVPFVGIAIVLVSLWLPGGLGASIGRVLRDVLPGSPVAGEVLSWARSSASRGWLTGGFLLALWSSFRFTSRCVDALGSMISGDVHSPEWSGRSIVRSMLLLAVWMVALLATALFLLVAPSIEHGLLGRSALSESSSAMFTVLQALLAPGILLGAIWLTYRVVDGMRAGAVRMALVALLVSLGWIAASVGFSLAVPVLWSTARLYGTLGSVVLFLIWAHLIAWILLLGGVLLAPSAGTRVGD